CCAGGTCGTCGTACATCCCGCCGTCATTCGCGTACATCGCCACGTTGCGGGCAGACGCGAACCACGGCTCCGTCGAGGGCGCGATCTGTCCCGCCGCGGCCAGCAGGTCCTTCATCCCGATCAGGCGTACGGTCCCGGTACGGGCCGAGTCCAGCAGCGCGTGCTCGGCCGCGGCCTCGCACACATGGGCCAGATCGGCGCCGGACAGGCCGTCGGTGGCCTTGACGAGCTTGCCGAGGTCGACGTTCTCGATGGGTCGCTCACGCAGGTGATAGCGGAGGATCGCCTCCCGGGCGGGCCCGTCGGGCGGCAGCACCAGCAAGGTCCGGTCCAGTCGGCCGGGGCGGCGCAGAGCGATGTCCACGTCCCAGGGCACGTTGGTGGCGGCCAGCACGAACACACCCTCGTTCGCCGCCGCTTCGACTCCGTCCAGCTCGGTCAGCAATTGGTTGACCGTGTTGCGCATACCGCTGCTCTGGGTGCGGCTGCGCTTCCCGCCGAGCGCATCCAGTTCGTCCAGGAAGATCACGCACGGGGCCTGGCGGCGGGCAGTTTGGAAGAGCTCGTGCATGTTGCGCTCGGAGTTGCCGATCCACATGTCGAGCACATCGTTGACCGACACGGACAGGAAGTTCGCCCCGAGCTCACCGGCGACGGCCCGCGCGATGAAGGTCTTACCGCAGCCGGGCGGCCCGTACAGCAGTAGCCCCCCTCGCA
This genomic stretch from Streptomyces nigrescens harbors:
- a CDS encoding ATP-binding protein; the encoded protein is MSAESPLIKSMRTAVAASPDDVPLRLHLAELLLGAGHGDAAVGEVAAALQHAPGDVQARELMVRALAHTPASTPGEAALPPPPQAPVPARPPAPAGVPPQDSVLGPPPAPASSPGFDWKAAQDQVGDAVPPRFVEAPLAVDGGGDPGDAAAWDVERPGPVRLADVGGMQEVKERLEAAFLAPLRNPELRRLYGKSLRGGLLLYGPPGCGKTFIARAVAGELGANFLSVSVNDVLDMWIGNSERNMHELFQTARRQAPCVIFLDELDALGGKRSRTQSSGMRNTVNQLLTELDGVEAAANEGVFVLAATNVPWDVDIALRRPGRLDRTLLVLPPDGPAREAILRYHLRERPIENVDLGKLVKATDGLSGADLAHVCEAAAEHALLDSARTGTVRLIGMKDLLAAAGQIAPSTEPWFASARNVAMYANDGGMYDDLVAYLKKKRKL